CGCACGGACCAAATTCGTGCCGCGGTGGGACGTGGCGAACGTTGGGGGGTGAAGCTGGAAGTAACCTCCAGCCCACGCGACCCGGTCGCCCAAGACGCTTCGACCGCTCCGCTAGTATTGCTGCTGGATCGCCTGCCGCAGGTGCCCGAGCAGCCGCTGTGGACGTCCTACTCGGCGTGGTTTGACGCGTTGCTGACGTTAATGCCACTGGTCGCGCGTGAACGCGTTGGGATGCGCGAAATCATGCCAAACGTTTTCGTGGGTTTGCGTTCGCAAATTGCCGGCGATGCAAAGCTCATTGGTCCTTGTTGGATTGGCGCAAACGCAAATATTGGTGCGCGCACAGTCATCGGCCCCAACGCCATCATCGAGGACGGGGTTGTCCTGGACGAATCCGCTGAGGTGGTCCACAGCATCATCGGGCCGCAAACCTACGTGGGGATAATGACGGAGGTGCGACATTCGTTTGCCTGGGGGCGCAACTTGACGAACCTGCGCAATGGTTCACAGATTGAAATCGTTGACCGTTTCCTGCTGGACGACCTTGCCAATTCGGCATCACGGCAATCGAGCGGCCAGCCAGGGTGGATGGCGAAGGTGCTTCGTCGGCTGCGGCGGGCGATTTCAGCCCCGTTTAACGGTTTCACCAGTTTGGCGATGCCGGTTTGCATCGCCGCCGGAATGGCACTTAAATAAAGCTTTTCATAGCCACACGTTGTATGTAGATTGCCTTGGCAACACAATAACGATTTATGATAACACAAGCTCAGGGAAACTCGCTACGGATGCGCTGCCCCGGCGAGTTGAATGCCGCAAACGCCGCCGCATTTCGCGACGAAGCGCGCGCAGCAATCACCGGAACGGTCACCACGCTTGATATTGATCTATCAACGACCACGTTCGTGGATAGCAGTGGCTTGGGGTCGCTCATTGCCCTGCACAAAACCATGGCCACCCGAGGTGGCGTCGTACGGCTTCTGACGCCCACC
The sequence above is drawn from the Verrucomicrobiota bacterium genome and encodes:
- a CDS encoding STAS domain-containing protein, which codes for MITQAQGNSLRMRCPGELNAANAAAFRDEARAAITGTVTTLDIDLSTTTFVDSSGLGSLIALHKTMATRGGVVRLLTPTATVYQILELTRLQRVFEIVKN